In Leishmania braziliensis MHOM/BR/75/M2904 contig, possible fusion of chromosomes 20 and 34, the following proteins share a genomic window:
- a CDS encoding putative calpain-like cysteine peptidase: protein MGGSNSTKRGVTYKNGSPAFKGDEVVKGFDKDNGLLFRIVKKKKGGETWAFYNDTTQYNMVIKVIFTTGCELTALGSTKLLEREKGEWVATVMVMPGRTEMFVEGKIEGFKSNMDAYPVMGDNSGNRLAKVGMKAS, encoded by the coding sequence ATGGGCGGCTCAAACTCCACCAAGCGAGGGGTCACGTACAAGAATGGCAGCCCCGCCTTCAAGGGCGATGAGGTGGTGAAGGGCTTTGATAAGGACAATGGTCTTCTCTTCCGCATCGTtaagaagaagaaggggggggagacgtGGGCCTTCTACAACGACACAACGCAGTACAACATGGTCATCAAGGTCATCTTCACTACTGGCTGCGAGCTAACCGCACTCGGGAGCACAAAGTTAttagagagggagaagggcgaGTGGGTTGCCACTGTCATGGTGATGCCTGGCAGGACGGAGATGTTTGTAGAGGGGAAAATCGAAGGCTTCAAGTCGAATATGGACGCCTACCCCGTCATGGGCGACAACAGCGGCAATCGTCTGGCTAAAGTGGGAATGAAAGCGAGCTga
- a CDS encoding putative coatomer beta subunit codes for MAETTVSSQEESSTLLVSVGKTVSAMSSKEIKIALEKGDNTARANALMAIICLHVNGEPQNYLIMSVIRYITPIDDHLIKKLVLYFWEVIDKRDANGNLLSVIILICSFLRNDLLHPNEYVRGLTLRFLCKVNEVELIEPLVSAVVQNLSHKVAYVRRNAVLAVHYIFKKFPQLLPDAPELVESAMRTETDVSTCRNGLDFLAAFAPERAASYLNDFRDSHTLSAVDGPFLMSVVEFCRQMIRANPYEKARYVPVLFSVLQSKSAAVRYQCATTLLSLSSSPTAIRQATLTYVDIIKVHSDNSVRLIAVEQLNQMRRSYLYVLQDSLLDILSVLQDGTMTIRERVIELAVELVTRRNAETFMQAMKKELLRANRTDFEVEDANGAMSYRLLIIKAINTALLRHPPSAPSMLPVLLDYLCDTTSTSKEVITLIKEVLLSQPELRRDTMKKLSDIFPMMTSVPVMRTALWMFGAYVSSADEVLQALSMLKNVVAPLPLETPKPAALDAATLTTAAANNKTSPQPNMRAVTKVLEDGTYVTTYTTATPTPAATAANGHGEDGSLDVSSSGLRMALLRGEYFLASAFASTLTKLVVQLFTGEAKGAVDEATRNAAQSDALAILREILRYGAEADSPNPINADTNEHLRLNIELLSNPQASFMLDVLHASLEALGRAERRSTREVGKGDGGVAATAAAAAVQLNAIDAPVMFSQLSEDKDAIFELDAAADGLDAGAKDESSEHKAQVFLKKLEDTMPLSGFNDPVYCEASITVHQFDVSVDWLLVNCTSKQLTNLTIELVSLGGMKLCERPQTYILNPHETIAVRTSLKVSATESGVIYGTVLYDAPNNQRCSFILNDIHVDIMNYIHPSPCCSAEFREKWGIFDWENKIAVSTMRRDLPSLVRFIVQELNMQLLEPYEVEQQEEQDPELDLLPTSEESEGCAYVSCNLYAQTAFGEDALANVSVESDGKGLVRGVIRIRSNTQSIAYGIGEKLNMLQKSGKL; via the coding sequence ATGGCGGAGACAACAGTGTCGAGTcaggaggagagcagcacgctGCTCGTCAGTGTGGGCAAGACAGTCAGCGCCATGTCGTCGAAGGAGATCAAGATCGCACTGGAGAAGGGTGACAACACCGCTCGCGCGAATGCTCTCATGGCGATCATTTGCCTCCACGTGAACGGCGAGCCGCAGAACTACCTGATCATGTCCGTCATCCGCTACATCACTCCCATCGATGACCACCTCATCAAGAAGCTCGTCTTGTACTTCTGGGAGGTCATTGACAAGCGCGACGCAAACGGCAACCTCCTCTCTGTCATCATTCTCATCTGTAGCTTCCTGCGCAACGACCTGCTTCACCCCAACGAGTACGTGCGAGGCCTGACTCTGCGCTTCCTCTGTAAGGTGAATGAGGTGGAGCTGATCGAGCCGCTCGTGTCAGCAGTGGTTCAGAACCTGTCGCACAAGGTTGCCTACGTGCGCCGCAATGCGGTACTGGCGGTTCACTACATCTTCAAGAAGttcccgcagctgctccccGATGCGCCGGAGCTAGTGGAGTCGGCGATGCGCACTGAGACGGATGTGTCTACGTGCCGCAACGGCCTCGATTTCCTTGCAGCCTTCGCACCTGAGCGGGCAGCGAGCTATCTTAACGACTTTCGCGACTCGCACACCTTGTCGGCTGTCGATGGGCCGTTTCTCATGTCTGTGGTGGAGTTCTGCCGCCAGATGATCCGCGCCAACCCTTACGAGAAGGCGCGCTACGTCCCAGTCCTCTTCTCCGTCTTGCAGAGCAAAAGTGCCGCGGTACGCTACCAGTGTGCGACAACGTTGCTGAGCCTCTCCTCATCTCCCACGGCGATCCGGCAGGCAACGCTAACCTACGTTGACATCATCAAGGTGCACTCCGACAACAGTGTGCGGTTGATTGCGGTCGAGCAGCTAAACCAGATGCGCAGGTCGTACCTCTACGTGCTGCAGGACTCGTTGCTTGACATCCTCAGCGTGCTACAGGACGGCACCATGACTATTCGTGAGCGTGTCATCGAGCTGGCGGTCGAGCTGGTCACGCGTCGCAACGCGGAGACGTTCATGCAGGCGATgaagaaggagctgctgcgcgctaACCGCACGGACTTCGAGGTTGAAGATGCCAACGGGGCCATGTCGTATCGGCTGCTCATCATCAAGGCCATAaacacggcgctgctgcgccacccgccgtcggcgccgtcgatgctgccggtgctgcttgACTACCTGTGCGACACGACCAGCACTAGTAAGGAGGTGATCACTCTCATCAAGGAGGTGCTACTCTCTCAgccggagctgcgccgtgACACGATGAAGAAGCTTTCGGACATCTTTCCCATGATGACGTCAGTCCCCGTCATGCGCACAGCGCTCTGGATGTTCGGTGCGTACGTGTCGTCCGcggacgaggtgctgcaggcactGAGCATGCTCAAGAACGTGgtagcgccgctgccgcttgaGACCCCTAAGCCTGCCGCTCTCGACGCGGCCaccctcaccaccgccgctgccaacaACAAAACCTCTCCCCAGCCCAACATGCGTGCGGTGACAAAGGTCCTTGAGGACGGAACGTACGTTACTACTTACACCACAGCAACCCCAACCCCCGCCGCGACCGCCGCGAACGGTCATGGCGAAGACGGCAGCCTCGatgtgagcagcagcggcctgcGCATGGCGCTGCTCAGGGGGGAGTACTtcctcgcctccgcctttGCCAGCACCCTCACCAAGCTTGTCGTGCAGCTCTTCACTGGAGAGGCCAAGGGAGCTGTGGATGAGGCGACTCGCAACGCGGCACAGTCCGATGCTCTCGCTATCCTGCGTGAGATACTGCGCTACGGCGCGGAGGCGGATTCACCGAATCCTATAAACGCCGACACCAATGAGCACCTCCGCCTGAACATCGAGCTGCTCTCCAACCCGCAGGCTTCCTTCATGCTCGACGTACTCCATGCCTCCTTGGAAGCGCTGGGGCGCGCGGAACGGCGGTCAACAAGGGAGGTCGGCAAAGGCGATGGgggcgtcgccgccaccgctgctgctgctgccgtccaGTTGAACGCTATCGATGCGCCTGTCATGTTCTCGCAGCTGAGTGAGGACAAGGATGCCATCTTCGAGCtcgatgccgccgccgatggcCTGGATGCCGGTGCGAAGGATGAGAGCAGCGAGCACAAGGCGCAGGTGTTCCTGAAGAAGCTGGAGGACACGATGCCGCTCTCCGGCTTCAACGACCCCGTCTACTGCGAGGCCAGCATCACGGTACATCAGTTCGACGTCTCCGTCGACTGGTTGCTCGTGAACTGCACTTCGAAGCAGCTGACAAACCTCACCATCGAGCTTGTCTCGCTCGGCGGCATGAAGCTGTGCGAGCGACCGCAGACGTACATCCTCAACCCACACGAGACCATCGCTGTGCGCACCTCACTGAAGGTGAGTGCCACCGAGAGCGGCGTCATTTACGGCACCGTTCTGTACGATGCGCCGAACAAtcagcgctgcagcttcaTCCTGAACGACATCCATGTGGACATCATGAACTACATTCACCCGAGTCCGTGCTGCTCGGCGGAGTTCCGTGAGAAGTGGGGCATCTTCGACTGGGAGAATAAGATTGCTGTGTCGACGATGAGGCGCGACCTACCTAGTTTAGTGCGCTTCATTGTGCAGGAGTTGAacatgcagctgctggagccgTACGAGGtagagcagcaggaggagcaggacCCAGAACTAGATCTGCTACCCACCtcggaggagagcgaggggtGCGCGTACGTCTCGTGCAACCTGTACGCCCAGACTGCCTTTGGCGAGGACGCCCTGGCGAACGTGAGCGTGGAGAGTGACGGGAAAGGCTTGGTGAGGGGCGTGATTCGCATTCGTTCCAACACGCAGAGCATCGCCTATGGTATCGGTGAGAAGCTGAACATGCTCCAGAAGTCCGGCAAGCTGTGA
- a CDS encoding putative RNA-binding regulatory protein yields MCGARRLAAMPAAALVEAFRATCEGHVADVACTPQGKVLLQAALRTQRPEVLGAVVEELCPRLRDVAVDAHGCHVLRTLVEACTAEQTEALIGAMYASVVLNMCTASQYTRRPLQALFERREVDLSAVVCVLAENAGYLAATQQGCISLMRVFELCDAAQKAELVRELLPKLAALSMDPFANYMVQCAIEHSDRTTAAQYVVAHFAGNMLQMSCNKHASNVLEVVLRCCGEVPAVRRLFLDELVFNPAALKEVVSDLYGNFVVQALIGVVTNPMEFKRVEDRLRPALVGCQFAAKIEGKMKAKRPVPPHTGGAPHHHPHSQLHPQQQLPMPYTMLDHVEPHAPRFRGTMPRSQGPVMPAREPRVPSQGYCHCPYDRNPLSCVPRSAGQPQQQQQQQYAEQAPSGQTHPADYFRFPILEERAAAHVAGAVPVAGGTDCGPVYGPSPAARRRLQQQQQQAFCPPFNIAC; encoded by the coding sequence ATGTGCGGGGCGCGCCGGCTTGCGGCGAtgcctgctgccgcgctggTGGAGGCGTTCAGAGCGACGTGCGAGGGGCACGTGGCAGACGTTGCGTGCACGCCGCAGGGcaaggtgctgctgcaggcagcgctgcggacGCAGCGGCCGGAGGTGCTGGGCgctgtggtggaggagctgtgCCCGCGGCTGCGCGACGTGGCGGTGGACGCGCATGGGTGCCACGTGCTGCGGACGCTGGTGGAGGCGTGCACTGCGGAGCAGACGGAGGCGCTGATCGGCGCGATGTACGCGTCGGTTGTGCTGAACATGTGCACCGCGTCGCAGTACACGCGGCGcccgctgcaggcgctcttCGAGCGGCGCGAGGTGGACCTGTCTGCGGTTGTATGCGTGCTTGCGGAGAACGCGGGGTACCttgcggcgacgcagcagggGTGCATCTCGCTGATGCGCGTGTTCGAGCTgtgcgatgcggcgcagaaggcggagctggtgcgcgagctgctgccgaagctggctgcgctgtcgatGGATCCGTTTGCGAACTACATGGTGCAGTGCGCCATCGAGCACAGCGATCGCACGACTGCTGCGCAGTACGTTGTGGCGCACTTCGCCGGCAACATGCTGCAGATGAGTTGCAACAAGCACGCCAGCAACGTGCTGGAGGTCGtcctgcggtgctgcggcgaggtcccggcggtgcggcgcctTTTCCTGGACGAGCTGGTGTTTAACCCGGCCGCCctgaaggaggtggtgagTGACCTGTACGGGAACTTTGTGGTGCAGGCGCTGATCGGCGTTGTGACGAACCCGATGGAGTTCAAGCGGGTGGAGGACCGCCTGCGCCCTGCACTGGTGGGGTGCCAGTTCGCAGCGAAGATCGAGGGGAAGATGAAGGCAAAGCGTCCTGTCCCGCCCCACACGGGCGGTGCGCCGCACCATCATCCCCACTCGCAGTTGCAcccgcaacagcagctccCGATGCCGTACACCATGCTTGACCATGTTGAGCCCCATGCACCTAGGTTCAGGGGTACTATGCCGCGCTCACAGGGCCCAGTGATGCCTGCCAGGGAGCCGCGCGTTCCGTCTCAGGGTTACTGTCACTGCCCTTATGACCGCAATCCGCTTTCCTGCGTACCACGCTCGGCtggacagccgcagcagcagcagcagcagcagtacgcGGAACAGGCGCCATCCGGGCAGACCCACCCAGCCGATTACTTTCGGTTTCCTATTCTTGAAgagcgcgccgctgctcacgtAGCCGGCGCCGTCCCCGTAGCCGGCGGGACGGACTGCGGGCCCGTGTATGGTCCGtcgccagcggcacgccgccgccttcagcagcagcaacaacaagcTTTTTGCCCGCCATTC
- a CDS encoding putative calpain-like cysteine peptidase → MGCGASSEGSSVTYVNGKPTFVGDEVTKGFEKDNGLLFRIVNKKKKQWAYYNDTTQYEMHVLVTFNEDCDIKALGKTKLEQQENGEWVGSVVVYPCETELFIEGRVNGFKSKMDALPLSEEYRQRQAEKEK, encoded by the coding sequence ATGGGCTGTGGTGCATCTTCtgagggcagcagcgtcacctaCGTGAACGGAAAGCCCACATTCGTCGGTGATGAGGTGACGAAGGGCTTCGAGAAGGACAATGGACTACTCTTCCGCATTGTgaacaagaagaagaagcagtGGGCATACTACAACGACACAACGCAGTACGAAATGCACGTGCTGGTCACCTTCAACGAGGACTGCGACATCAAGGCTCTCGGCAAGACGAAGCTGGAACAGCAAGAGAACGGGGAGTGGGTAGGCTCCGTGGTGGTGTATCCATGCGAGACGGAGCTATTCATTGAGGGCCGTGTGAACGGCTTCAAGTCAAAGATGGATGCCTTGCCGCTCTCGGAGGAGtaccgccagcgccaggcagagaaggagaaatAG
- a CDS encoding putative calpain-like cysteine peptidase, with translation MGNKQSHAQGEFRYDGPVNFSHDEKVPVFEEKNGLLFRLVNSKSKCWGFYSDSKKYEFHVKVTFGPHSRNLQALGNTYLSEDPDGGWVAKTIVYPCMTEPFIQGDVVGFTSVVNAVLLTTEYKERRKEEKKAAKKAAREAENGDELGSNPQ, from the coding sequence ATGGGGAACAAGCAGTCGCACGCTCAGGGTGAGTTCCGTTACGATGGCCCCGTCAATTTCTCCCACGACGAGAAGGTGCCAGTGTTTGAGGAGAAGAATGGCCTTCTCTTCCGCCTTGTGAACAGCAAGAGTAAGTGCTGGGGCTTCTACAGCGACTCGAAGAAGTACGAGTTCCACGTGAAGGTGACGTTTGGCCCGCATTCGCGTAACCTCCAGGCGCTAGGCAACACGTACCTCTCCGAGGACCCGGATGGCGGCTGGGTGGCCAAGACGATTGTTTACCCGTGCATGACGGAGCCCTTCATCCAGGGTGATGTGGTAGGCTTTACCTCGGTAGTGAACGCCGTGTTGCTGACGACAGAGTACAAGGAGCGCcgcaaggaggagaagaaggcggccaAGAAGGCTGCGAGGGAGGCTGAGAACGGAGACGAGCTCGGCAGCAACCCGCAATAG
- a CDS encoding putative exosome associated protein 1 (Rrp42 homologue) — MPLGTASISLAEVRAVQGGVANDVREDGRTLLQRRPIHITARTSPSSLVGAASGDVQGSYNGSYVEVNASGTVVLAAATPSVVDGCATADSNSSAGAEQECAPDTGKGQLYITIDAVPHVLDTYASAVGGRNVVRYRRDYLAFLASTVRQVFGAAQVEVQEQQGMAEAEVVPEDAGEVSDTAVTVSSANSSAGKSGAAAGSRGDHLLSGFPAADLYVGEGFGFRIHVDVHVLQCSGGNLFTAIAYAVHTALRSLRLPAVTLHKAPGDGAGVSVEVDRSQPYRKAISWAQIPLLCVLLVSPTGHCVVDPTLREEWAMPQQVHVAAGASGQVVYFRYQQLPSRRGNTYQLRSAEPSSARDECAGYVAPPSALSVNDCWSILSDGVHICQAMLHDCEDALTHGGSV; from the coding sequence ATGCCGCTTGGGACGGCATCTATCAGCCTCGCAGAGGTGCGCGCTGTACAAGGTGGCGTGGCGAACGACGTACGCGAAGATGGGCgcacactgctgcagcgccggccGATACACATCACGGCTCGGACGAGCCCTTCTTCCCTGGTCGGTGCGGCTTCCGGTGACGTGCAGGGGAGCTACAACGGCAGTTATGTGGAAGTGAACGCCAGCGGCACGGTCGTGCTGGCGGCTGCCACACCTTCGGTTGTGGATggctgcgccactgccgaCTCGAACTCTAGCGCTGGCGCAGAGCAGGAATGCGCGCCCGACACTGGTAAGGGGCAGCTGTACATCACCATTGATGCCGTGCCGCACGTGCTGGACACGTACGCAAGCGCCGTCGGGGGCCGAAACGTGGTCCGCTACCGCCGAGACTATCTCGCCTTTTTGGCCTCCACTGTGCGGCAGGTGTTTGGCGCCGCTCAAGTGGAGGTGCAGGAGCAACAAGGCATGGCGGAggctgaggtggtgccggAGGACGCTGGCGAAGTCAGTGACACGGCGGTCACGGTGTCGTCGGCGAATTCGTCAGCTGGTAAATCTggggcggcagcagggagTCGCGGCGACCATTTACTGAGCGGCTTCCCTGCGGCAGACTTGTACGTTGGCGAGGGCTTTGGCTTCAGGATTCACGTTGACGTGCATGTcctgcagtgcagcggcggcaacctCTTCACCGCTATCGCGTACGCCGTCCACACGGCGCTCCGGTCGCTGCGCCTGCCGGCCGTCACCCTGCACAAGGCACCAGGAGACGGTGCAGGTGTCTCCGTCGAGGTGGATCGCTCGCAGCCGTATCGCAAGGCTATCAGCTGGGCTCAAataccgctgctgtgcgtgctgcttGTGTCGCCAACTGGTCACTGCGTTGTGGACCCTACCTTGCGCGAGGAGTGGGCCAtgccgcagcaggtgcaTGTTGCGGCTGGCGCGAGTGGCCAGGTCGTGTACTTCCGATACCAGCAGCTTCCCTCGCGCCGCGGCAACACGTATCAGCTGCGGTCTGCCGAGCCGTCATCTGCCAGGGATGAGTGCGCCGGCTATGTGGCACCGCCGTCTGCGTTGAGTGTAAACGACTGCTGGTCCATTTTGTCCGACGGCGTACACATCTGTCAGGCGATGCTGCACGACTGTGAGGATGCCCTGACCCATGGCGGGAGCGTGTAA
- a CDS encoding kinase-like protein, whose translation MSEALPERNSGSAAHDEVHVRNAPKVLSEEEVHRRNVLFLSVMRSACIAMRVGDDPEYMWTPQELGAGAFGVVTLSYRHEGGGAWRRMAVKRISLRKETRLSAVIEMVRCAGREVALCRRAGASPHVVPMHKPWFDCRAGAIALPMDAGDCNLEQYAVRCGFQYPPLVLLSLCVQCARAVAHVHRCGVVHRDVKPDNFVVNAAGTVAGADDGSSSDGDYSDARPPHVRILDFGLACGVEEVGPELRRCVGTPHYMAPETFPHNCDCDVPAARDVWSLGVTLFRLSTGVFPAFGCDAVVSWPPANVSSTGLLPLTVDHSGQLLSEFRAMPAVSASILAVNLRRRPTLARVLLHLQGIGEVVEPVL comes from the coding sequence ATGTCGGAGGCCCTGCCAGAAAGAAACAGCGGCTCCGCGGCGCATGATGAGGTCCATGTCAGGAATGCGCCTAAAGTCCTCTCAGAAGAGGAAGTGCACCGTCGCAACGTCCTCTTTTTGAGTGTGATGCGGTCTGCCTGCATTGCGATGCGAGTGGGCGACGACCCGGAGTATATGTGGACGCCGCAGGAGCTCGGCGCTGGGGCGTTCGGTGTCGTGACCCTTTCGTACCGTCAcgagggtggcggtgcgtgGCGCAGGATGGCGGTGAAGCGCATATCGCTGCGCAAAGAAACACGTCTCTCGGCCGTGATCGAGATGGTGCGGTGCGCTGGCCgcgaggtggcgctgtgccgtCGCGCTGGGGCGTCGCCGCACGTTGTGCCAATGCACAAGCCGTGGTTTGACTGCCGGGCGGGCGCGATCGCGCTGCCGATGGACGCCGGCGACTGCAACCTGGAGCAGTACGCGGTGCGCTGCGGATTTCAGTACcccccgctggtgctgctgtcgttgtgCGTGCAGTGCGCGCGTGCTGTGGCGCATGTGCATCGGTGCGGCGTGGTGCACCGTGACGTGAAGCCTGACAACTTCGTGGTGAATGCTGCCGGCACCGTTGCTGGTGCTGacgatggcagcagcagtgatggTGACTACAGCGACGCGCGGCCGCCGCATGTGCGCATACTTGACTTTGGGCTCGCGtgcggtgtggaggaggtcgGGCCGGAGTTGAGGCGTTGCGTGGGGACGCCGCACTACATGGCGCCGGAGACGTTTCCACACAATTGCGACTGCGACGTGCCTGCGGCGCGTGACGTGTGGAGTCTCGGGGTGACGTTGTTTCGATTGTCCACTGGCGTCTTTCCAGCCTTTGGTTGCGACGCCGTCGTGTCTTGGCCTCCCGCAAACGTCTCCTCTACGGGCTTGTTGCCTCTCACCGTAGATCACAGCGGGCAGTTGTTGAGCGAGTTTCGTGCCATGCCAGCCGTTTCCGCGTCGATACTTGCGGTGAACCTGCGCCGTCGACCGACTTTAGCGCGTGTTCTACTGCATCTGCAGGGCATTGGTGAGGTTGTAGAGCCGGTGCTGTGA